One genomic segment of Bradyrhizobium prioriisuperbiae includes these proteins:
- the rfaD gene encoding ADP-glyceromanno-heptose 6-epimerase: MLLVTGGAGFIGSNVVAALNEAGRADVAVCDWLGSDGKWRNLAKRQLADVVPPPELMTWLQGRRVEAVIHLGAISETTATDGDLVIDTNFRFSLKLLDWCTANATPFIYASSASTYGDGAQGFADDSSVAALKQLRPMNLYGWSKHLFDLAVLGRVENGDKLPPQWAGLKFFNVFGPNEYHKGTMASVLARRFDDVKNGRVVQLFKSHRDGIADGDQRRDFIYVDDVVRVIVWLLSRRSVSGLFNVGTGHARSFRDLMLAAYGALGAKPNIEYIDMPEQIRGSYQYFTQAGVDRLHGAGYNGGFTALEDAVGAYVGGFLDQPDRYR, from the coding sequence ATGCTGCTGGTGACCGGCGGGGCCGGATTTATCGGATCGAACGTCGTGGCCGCCCTGAACGAGGCCGGCCGCGCCGACGTGGCCGTTTGTGACTGGCTCGGCAGTGACGGCAAATGGCGCAACCTGGCCAAGCGGCAACTCGCCGACGTGGTGCCGCCACCCGAACTGATGACATGGCTGCAGGGCCGGCGCGTCGAGGCCGTCATCCATCTCGGCGCCATCTCGGAGACGACTGCGACCGACGGCGACCTCGTCATCGACACCAATTTCCGCTTCTCCCTGAAGCTGCTCGACTGGTGCACGGCCAATGCGACGCCGTTCATCTATGCCTCCTCGGCCTCGACCTATGGCGATGGGGCCCAAGGTTTTGCCGACGACAGCTCGGTGGCCGCGCTGAAGCAGCTGCGGCCGATGAACCTCTATGGCTGGAGCAAACATCTGTTTGATCTCGCGGTGCTGGGCAGGGTCGAGAACGGCGACAAACTGCCGCCGCAATGGGCCGGGCTGAAGTTCTTCAACGTGTTCGGCCCGAACGAATATCACAAGGGCACCATGGCGAGCGTGCTGGCGCGCCGCTTCGACGACGTCAAGAATGGCCGCGTGGTGCAGCTGTTCAAGTCGCACCGCGACGGCATCGCCGACGGCGACCAGCGGCGCGATTTCATCTATGTCGACGACGTGGTGCGGGTGATCGTGTGGCTGTTGTCGCGGCGCTCGGTCTCAGGCCTGTTCAATGTCGGCACCGGCCACGCCCGCAGCTTTCGCGACCTGATGCTGGCGGCCTACGGCGCGCTCGGTGCCAAGCCCAACATCGAATACATCGACATGCCGGAGCAAATTCGCGGCAGTTACCAATATTTCACGCAAGCCGGTGTCGATCGCCTGCACGGCGCGGGCTATAACGGCGGCTTCACGGCGCTGGAAGATGCGGTTGGAGCCTATGTCGGGGGGTTCCTCGATCAACCCGATCGCTATCGCTGA